Proteins found in one Clostridium kluyveri DSM 555 genomic segment:
- the metE gene encoding 5-methyltetrahydropteroyltriglutamate--homocysteine S-methyltransferase, translated as MKNSIIGYPRIGELRELKFWTEDYFKGNLSLEKLQQNVKDLRKNQWKLLEQAGIDFIPSNDFSFYDGMLDMAALLNVIPDNYKFLGLNKLDTYFAMARGYQGEKGDVKALPMKKWFNTNYHYIVPIVEDNTEIKLNSEELFNQYTEALEIGIKTKPVIIGGFTFLKLAHYNGTKKIDDFIEDIVKAYGDIFIELNKLGVEWVQIDEPILVMDLSENDIEIFKRIYTGLLKNKGKLNILIQTYFGDIRDCYGEVTSLGFDGIGLDFVEGKKSLELIKDMGFPEDTFLFAGIINGKNIWKNSYEKSFIILNELSRHVKKENIVINTSCSLLHVPYTLKNEEKLSEDYKSHFAFAEEKLVELAELKELFGDTNYIASNKYKNNISLFTKKLNSYNSEVKKKVENLTEKDFIRLPKFDERAKIQKDFFKLPLLPTTTIGSFPQTSEVKSTRAKFKRGEITKEQYVKKLKEKIKECIELQEKIGLDVLVHGEFERNDMVEYFGENFNGFLFTQRAWVQSYGTRCVKPPIIWGDVSRAKPITVEYSKYAQSLTSKPVKGMLTGPVTILNWSFPREDISLNEMAFQIALAIKEEILDLEANGINIIQVDEAALKEKLPLRKSSWHSEYLDWAIPAFRLVHSSSKATTQIHTHMCYSEFEEIVKDIDFMDADVISFEASRSNLSIVEALNKNNFITAVGPGVYDIHSPRVPGVEEIVKGINSMLEKINKEKLWINPDCGLKTRGEKETVPSLKNLVEATKKVRNKLGEYV; from the coding sequence ATGAAAAACTCAATTATTGGTTATCCTAGAATAGGTGAACTTCGTGAACTGAAATTTTGGACAGAGGATTATTTTAAAGGAAATTTGTCTTTGGAAAAGCTGCAGCAAAATGTTAAAGATTTAAGAAAAAATCAATGGAAACTGTTAGAACAGGCAGGTATTGATTTTATACCGTCAAATGATTTTTCCTTTTATGATGGAATGCTTGATATGGCAGCTCTTTTAAATGTAATACCGGATAATTATAAATTTTTAGGTCTTAACAAATTAGATACCTATTTTGCAATGGCCAGAGGATATCAAGGAGAAAAAGGCGATGTTAAAGCACTTCCCATGAAGAAATGGTTTAATACAAATTATCATTATATAGTACCGATAGTGGAAGACAATACGGAAATTAAGTTAAATAGTGAGGAACTTTTTAATCAGTATACTGAGGCTCTGGAGATTGGAATTAAAACAAAGCCTGTAATTATAGGTGGATTTACTTTTCTCAAACTAGCCCATTATAACGGCACAAAAAAAATAGATGATTTTATTGAAGATATAGTGAAGGCATATGGAGATATTTTTATAGAATTAAATAAATTAGGAGTGGAATGGGTACAGATTGATGAACCTATTTTAGTTATGGATTTAAGTGAAAATGATATAGAAATATTCAAAAGAATATATACAGGATTATTAAAAAATAAAGGTAAACTTAACATATTAATTCAAACGTATTTTGGGGATATCAGAGATTGTTATGGGGAAGTGACCTCCCTTGGCTTTGATGGAATAGGGCTGGATTTTGTAGAGGGAAAAAAATCTTTAGAGTTAATTAAAGATATGGGATTTCCGGAGGATACATTTCTTTTTGCAGGCATAATAAATGGAAAAAATATATGGAAAAATTCTTATGAGAAGTCCTTTATAATTCTAAATGAACTTTCAAGGCATGTCAAAAAAGAGAACATTGTAATAAATACCTCTTGCTCTTTATTGCATGTTCCTTATACTTTAAAAAATGAAGAAAAACTATCTGAAGATTATAAATCCCATTTTGCTTTTGCAGAAGAAAAACTGGTAGAATTAGCCGAATTAAAGGAGCTTTTTGGTGATACAAATTATATAGCTTCAAATAAATATAAAAATAATATTTCCCTGTTTACAAAAAAGTTAAATAGTTATAACTCTGAAGTAAAGAAAAAAGTTGAAAATTTAACTGAAAAAGATTTTATAAGACTTCCAAAGTTTGATGAAAGAGCAAAAATCCAAAAGGATTTTTTCAAACTTCCACTGCTTCCAACTACTACAATAGGTTCTTTTCCACAGACCTCTGAAGTAAAATCAACCAGGGCCAAATTTAAAAGAGGCGAGATTACAAAAGAGCAGTATGTAAAAAAGTTAAAGGAAAAAATTAAGGAATGTATAGAACTTCAAGAGAAAATTGGACTTGATGTTTTAGTACATGGTGAATTTGAAAGAAATGATATGGTAGAGTATTTTGGAGAAAATTTTAATGGTTTCTTATTTACGCAAAGAGCATGGGTTCAGTCTTATGGTACGCGTTGTGTTAAACCTCCTATAATATGGGGAGATGTATCCAGGGCAAAGCCTATTACAGTTGAATACTCTAAATATGCTCAAAGTCTTACATCAAAGCCTGTAAAGGGCATGCTTACAGGCCCTGTAACTATTCTTAACTGGTCTTTTCCACGGGAGGATATTTCATTAAATGAAATGGCTTTTCAAATTGCGCTGGCTATTAAGGAAGAGATTTTAGACCTTGAAGCTAATGGCATTAATATAATTCAAGTAGATGAAGCTGCATTAAAAGAGAAACTCCCTCTTAGAAAGAGCAGTTGGCACAGTGAATATTTGGATTGGGCAATTCCTGCGTTTAGGCTGGTTCACAGCAGCAGCAAGGCAACTACTCAAATACATACACATATGTGTTATAGTGAATTTGAAGAAATAGTAAAAGATATTGATTTTATGGATGCAGATGTAATTTCTTTTGAAGCATCACGTTCAAATCTATCCATTGTTGAAGCTTTAAATAAAAATAATTTTATTACTGCAGTGGGACCTGGTGTCTATGATATTCATTCACCTAGAGTACCTGGTGTAGAAGAAATTGTTAAAGGAATTAATTCAATGCTCGAAAAAATTAATAAAGAAAAGCTTTGGATAAATCCAGACTGTGGATTAAAAACCCGGGGTGAAAAAGAAACTGTACCAAGTCTTAAAAATCTTGTGGAGGCAACCAAAAAAGTAAGGAATAAATTAGGAGAGTATGTATGA
- a CDS encoding HD domain-containing protein, with product MLNKAIQIAVKAHEGQVDKGGNPYILHPLRVMLSCNSEIERICAVLHDVVEDTPVTFEDIREQGFSDEIVNALGCLTRHKGESYDDFIRRVLKNKIACSVKLADLADNMDLTRISSPTDKDERRIKKYKKAFYKISEALTAVK from the coding sequence ATGTTAAATAAAGCAATCCAAATAGCAGTTAAAGCTCATGAGGGACAAGTCGATAAGGGTGGAAATCCTTATATTTTACATCCACTTAGAGTAATGCTTTCCTGTAATAGTGAAATCGAAAGAATATGTGCTGTACTTCATGATGTTGTAGAGGATACTCCTGTGACCTTTGAGGATATAAGAGAACAAGGATTTTCTGATGAAATTGTAAATGCTCTAGGTTGTTTAACCAGGCATAAAGGGGAGAGCTATGATGATTTTATTCGAAGAGTGCTTAAGAATAAAATTGCCTGCAGTGTAAAGCTTGCTGACCTGGCCGATAACATGGATTTAACTCGTATAAGTAGTCCTACGGATAAAGATGAAAGAAGAATAAAAAAATATAAGAAGGCATTTTATAAAATTTCTGAAGCATTAACTGCAGTAAAATAA
- the lexA gene encoding transcriptional repressor LexA, with amino-acid sequence MQLNVEQKKLVQLRPSGHSLIRGVAGSGKTTVAVNRISFLLNHYCFEKQDRILVITFNRTLINYIKYIYEKIQEEDNIDFQSLFQVDSSKVEIYNIDKVVYKYYKKYSKNNRVKYDLADNNVKYTLINESIAQMGKVFKEISILDIKNSQFLLDEIEWIKACNYMELEEYQNVDRIGRTLKKSGESPQKLMKNSEIRRVIFELMTLYNKKLRKSGHIDFGDMALMALEEAKSNVVKKYTHIIVDESQDLTRTQLEFLKNLYLQKEYSSFMFVADTAQSIYTHSWLVKGRSFASIGFDMTGKSNILSKSYRTTTQISQAAYSLIEKDINIVEDDNYVKPSLIDKQGSYPVYGGFASEKEQSIYIIKQINTLCRKYSLRDIVIVAKNRTILNNMKRNLEQNKIPNILVSKNDENFDSDNIKLITMHSIKGLEFKVVIIVGLNEGTIPHISYGGSEEQKIQESIERKLLYVGMTRATEKLYLTSSGKPSRFIEDINPKFLKIKDNCRLSKLYKVDLDKYYFKDVILDLYSNEEKVRQWFLRELQQTYKYPEDLLKVEYKINSFSKIGFADVCVQIYSNDTQVPYILAEVKTSGMPLSDALSQLKSYMSNCSSCQYGLVTNGFQCIVINKDFEEISDVPEFNVNMLPQNTENYKYMDLKHDKKFTITFDSDSFHEIIVKDNDEEEQYTAEDLSSFKIYNSIASGSPIFMNSNYEDLLRLPVHWFNNNEEHFVLKVKGDSMIEANIDNGDLVVIKKQNAADNRDIVAVAIDMENATLKRFRKMGDTVLLIPENEEYEPIQVRSNQVKILGIVVGIMKKCS; translated from the coding sequence ATGCAGCTTAATGTAGAACAAAAGAAATTAGTTCAATTAAGGCCTTCTGGTCATAGTCTTATAAGAGGAGTGGCAGGCTCGGGAAAAACTACAGTGGCAGTAAATAGAATATCATTTTTACTTAACCACTATTGTTTTGAAAAACAGGATAGAATATTGGTAATAACTTTTAATAGAACTCTCATTAATTATATAAAGTATATATATGAAAAAATACAAGAGGAAGATAATATTGATTTTCAGAGTTTATTTCAAGTGGATTCCTCTAAAGTTGAAATATATAATATAGATAAGGTTGTATATAAATATTATAAAAAATATAGTAAAAATAACAGAGTGAAGTATGATTTAGCTGATAATAATGTTAAATACACCCTAATTAATGAATCTATTGCACAAATGGGCAAAGTTTTTAAAGAAATCTCAATATTAGATATAAAAAATTCCCAATTTTTATTAGATGAGATAGAATGGATTAAAGCCTGTAACTATATGGAATTGGAAGAATATCAAAATGTAGATAGGATAGGAAGAACCTTAAAAAAGAGCGGCGAAAGTCCTCAAAAGCTCATGAAAAATTCCGAGATAAGAAGAGTAATATTTGAACTTATGACACTCTATAATAAAAAATTAAGAAAATCAGGACATATTGATTTTGGAGATATGGCTCTTATGGCTTTGGAAGAAGCCAAAAGTAATGTGGTGAAAAAGTATACTCATATAATAGTAGATGAAAGCCAGGATCTTACAAGAACTCAATTGGAATTTTTAAAAAATCTTTATTTGCAAAAAGAATATTCAAGTTTTATGTTTGTAGCAGATACTGCTCAGAGTATATACACTCATTCATGGCTTGTAAAGGGGAGAAGTTTTGCAAGTATAGGGTTTGATATGACTGGAAAGAGCAATATCTTATCTAAAAGTTACAGGACCACTACACAAATATCTCAGGCTGCTTACAGCTTGATAGAGAAAGACATAAATATTGTGGAGGATGATAACTATGTAAAACCTTCATTGATTGATAAGCAAGGTTCATATCCTGTATATGGAGGGTTTGCTAGTGAAAAGGAACAATCCATTTATATAATAAAACAAATAAATACTTTGTGCAGAAAATACAGTTTAAGAGATATAGTAATAGTCGCAAAGAATAGAACTATATTAAATAATATGAAACGTAATTTGGAGCAGAATAAAATCCCCAATATTCTGGTAAGTAAGAATGATGAAAATTTTGACAGTGACAATATTAAACTTATAACTATGCATTCCATTAAGGGATTGGAGTTTAAAGTAGTTATAATAGTTGGCTTAAATGAAGGTACTATACCGCATATTTCTTATGGCGGTTCAGAGGAACAAAAAATACAGGAATCAATAGAAAGAAAGCTTTTATATGTGGGTATGACCAGGGCCACGGAGAAATTGTATTTAACCAGCAGTGGAAAACCTTCCAGGTTTATAGAAGATATAAATCCTAAATTTTTAAAAATAAAAGATAACTGCAGACTAAGTAAACTATATAAAGTAGATTTGGATAAATATTATTTCAAAGATGTTATATTAGATCTGTATTCCAATGAAGAAAAAGTTAGACAGTGGTTTTTAAGAGAATTGCAGCAAACTTATAAATATCCTGAAGACCTATTAAAAGTAGAATATAAAATTAATAGTTTTTCTAAAATTGGATTTGCAGATGTGTGTGTACAAATATATAGTAATGATACACAAGTACCCTATATATTGGCTGAAGTTAAGACTTCAGGAATGCCATTGTCTGATGCACTAAGCCAGTTGAAAAGCTATATGAGTAACTGCAGCAGCTGTCAATATGGATTAGTTACTAATGGGTTTCAGTGCATTGTAATAAATAAAGATTTTGAAGAAATAAGTGATGTACCTGAATTTAATGTAAATATGCTTCCTCAAAATACAGAAAATTATAAATATATGGATTTGAAACACGATAAAAAGTTCACAATTACCTTCGATTCAGATAGTTTTCATGAAATAATTGTAAAAGATAATGATGAAGAAGAACAATATACAGCAGAAGATTTAAGTTCATTTAAAATATATAATAGTATAGCATCTGGAAGTCCAATTTTTATGAATTCAAATTATGAGGATTTATTAAGGCTGCCGGTACATTGGTTTAATAATAATGAAGAGCATTTTGTGCTTAAAGTAAAAGGAGACAGTATGATAGAAGCCAATATAGATAATGGAGATTTAGTGGTTATAAAAAAACAAAATGCTGCGGATAACCGTGATATTGTGGCAGTTGCAATAGATATGGAAAATGCCACCTTAAAAAGATTCAGGAAAATGGGAGATACAGTACTTTTAATACCGGAAAATGAAGAATATGAGCCAATACAGGTAAGAAGCAATCAGGTAAAAATACTTGGAATAGTTGTGGGAATAATGAAGAAATGCAGCTAA
- a CDS encoding RNA polymerase sigma factor — protein sequence MKNFEKIYNLYFEDVYRFILTLSQNKVLAEEITQETFFKALKNIDKFRGNCKIKVWLCQIAKNTYFSHQKHQKRYVYDEPPKLTDNNFESILYDREQAFEIHKALHCMDEPYKEVFTLRVFGELSFKQICEIFEKTESWARVTFYRAKQKIQNLMKGEQ from the coding sequence GTGAAAAATTTCGAAAAAATCTATAATCTCTATTTTGAGGATGTTTATAGGTTTATTCTTACACTGAGCCAAAATAAAGTACTTGCAGAGGAAATTACCCAGGAAACTTTTTTCAAAGCCCTCAAAAATATTGATAAATTCAGAGGAAATTGCAAAATTAAGGTGTGGCTTTGTCAAATAGCTAAAAATACATACTTTTCCCACCAAAAACATCAAAAACGTTATGTATATGATGAGCCACCCAAGCTAACTGACAACAATTTTGAAAGTATTCTATATGATAGAGAGCAAGCCTTTGAAATACATAAGGCTTTGCATTGTATGGATGAACCTTATAAAGAAGTATTTACTCTCAGGGTATTTGGAGAATTGTCTTTTAAACAAATCTGTGAAATTTTCGAAAAAACTGAAAGCTGGGCAAGAGTTACATTTTATCGTGCAAAACAGAAAATACAAAATTTAATGAAAGGAGAACAATGA
- a CDS encoding zf-HC2 domain-containing protein, which translates to MNNISCKVIKDLLPLYHDKVCSDDSKKIVEEHLTFCEDCQRELKNIDTEIKIAFKNNTMDRKDTNVIKNISKLWKKSKVKSFIKGLIYATLFFAFAAGIYIGLFRWNIINVSTDVIKITDVCRLSDGRIAYHVKLIDGYILNQCNFNTDKKGNFYVKPVRSVIKQKQKKDTLAGLADMYYDFNPKEKQSKALYWGTYKDNILIWKEDMPLPKASQEVEDMFNIRD; encoded by the coding sequence ATGAATAATATTTCATGTAAAGTTATAAAAGATTTGCTTCCTTTATATCATGATAAGGTATGCAGTGATGACAGCAAAAAAATAGTGGAGGAACACCTCACTTTTTGTGAAGATTGCCAAAGGGAACTTAAAAATATTGACACTGAAATAAAAATTGCATTTAAAAATAACACTATGGATAGAAAGGATACTAATGTCATTAAAAACATATCAAAATTATGGAAAAAATCCAAGGTAAAATCTTTTATAAAAGGACTTATTTACGCCACTTTATTTTTTGCCTTTGCTGCAGGTATATACATAGGATTATTTAGATGGAATATTATAAATGTATCTACAGATGTAATTAAAATCACTGACGTATGCAGACTTTCTGACGGTAGAATTGCCTATCATGTTAAATTGATAGATGGATATATATTGAATCAATGTAATTTCAATACAGATAAAAAAGGGAATTTTTATGTAAAACCGGTTCGTTCTGTGATAAAACAAAAACAAAAAAAAGATACTTTAGCAGGCCTTGCAGACATGTATTATGATTTTAATCCTAAAGAAAAACAAAGCAAAGCATTATATTGGGGTACATATAAAGATAACATTTTAATTTGGAAAGAAGATATGCCTTTGCCAAAAGCAAGTCAGGAGGTAGAAGATATGTTTAATATCAGAGATTAA
- the lpdA gene encoding dihydrolipoyl dehydrogenase — MAYKYDLIVIGTGPGGSAAALEAAKSGMKTAVIEKDKLGGTCLNRGCIPMKALLHSAGIYQEIKESKKFGIQVEKAELNVPALLQYKEGVINKLSYGMEMLLQKNKVDVFYASGKIVNAHQVAVSENGEKKIIEAERIIIASGSSAVIPPIPGIQLKNVVTSYELLNKEDLFHHLVIIGGGVIGMEFASLYSAFGCRVTVIEAMNRVLPDMDREIGTNLKQILKKQGVDIHTSASVEKLEQTQEEKILCTYREKEKLQHIEVDGVLVAIGRKPSTEGLFDENFAVETEKGKILVNKYYKTSCPSIYAIGDVIGGIQLAHAASSEALCAVRHIIGKEESLDVRVIPGCVYTNPEIAVVGITASQAKETGIDVITKKYPMMANGKSVLTMQERGFMKVVAEKETEKILGAQLMCARATDIISQFTSAIVNGMTLSQMAHVIHPHPTFSEGIGELMRE; from the coding sequence ATGGCTTATAAATATGATCTGATTGTAATAGGGACAGGACCCGGAGGTAGTGCAGCAGCTCTTGAAGCAGCAAAATCCGGAATGAAAACTGCAGTTATTGAAAAAGATAAATTAGGTGGTACTTGTTTAAATAGGGGATGTATTCCAATGAAAGCTTTATTACATTCAGCAGGTATTTATCAGGAAATAAAGGAAAGTAAAAAGTTTGGAATACAGGTGGAAAAAGCTGAGCTTAATGTACCTGCTTTACTTCAATATAAAGAAGGGGTTATAAATAAGCTTTCTTATGGTATGGAAATGTTACTTCAAAAAAATAAAGTAGATGTTTTTTATGCTTCAGGAAAGATTGTTAATGCACATCAAGTAGCTGTCAGTGAAAATGGAGAAAAGAAGATTATTGAAGCAGAACGAATTATTATAGCCTCGGGATCTAGTGCTGTAATTCCTCCTATTCCTGGCATCCAATTAAAAAATGTTGTTACAAGCTATGAACTTTTGAACAAAGAAGATTTGTTTCACCACCTTGTTATTATTGGCGGTGGTGTTATTGGAATGGAATTTGCATCCTTGTACAGTGCTTTTGGGTGCAGGGTAACGGTTATTGAAGCAATGAACCGGGTTCTCCCTGATATGGATAGGGAAATTGGTACCAATCTGAAGCAGATTTTAAAAAAGCAGGGAGTAGATATTCATACATCTGCCAGTGTGGAAAAACTAGAACAAACACAAGAAGAAAAAATTCTGTGTACCTACAGGGAAAAGGAAAAATTACAGCATATTGAAGTAGATGGTGTGCTTGTGGCAATTGGAAGAAAGCCTAGTACAGAAGGACTTTTTGATGAAAATTTTGCTGTTGAAACAGAAAAAGGAAAGATTTTGGTGAATAAATATTATAAAACCAGTTGTCCTTCCATATATGCCATTGGTGATGTTATTGGGGGCATACAGCTTGCTCATGCAGCTTCCTCTGAAGCACTTTGTGCAGTTAGGCATATTATAGGAAAAGAAGAATCTTTAGATGTAAGAGTGATTCCAGGTTGTGTCTATACCAATCCTGAAATTGCAGTGGTGGGCATTACAGCCAGCCAGGCAAAAGAGACAGGTATTGATGTAATCACTAAAAAATATCCCATGATGGCAAATGGAAAATCAGTTTTGACAATGCAAGAGAGAGGGTTTATGAAGGTGGTTGCAGAAAAGGAAACGGAAAAAATTCTTGGTGCACAGCTTATGTGTGCCCGGGCAACGGATATAATAAGTCAATTTACATCGGCTATTGTAAATGGTATGACTCTTTCACAAATGGCCCATGTAATTCACCCTCATCCTACTTTTTCTGAAGGAATAGGGGAATTGATGAGGGAGTAA
- a CDS encoding lipoate--protein ligase, whose translation MIEKLLFIRGKGTYPYENLALEEYLTFHVGDEECILYLWQNRHTVVIGRNQNCWKECKVKELEDDGGYLVRRLSGGGAVYHDLGNLNFTFAVKKDNYNVDMQLQVIIEAVKKLGINAEKTGRNDITVDGRKFSGNAFYKSGDFYYHHGTLLIDVNTEDMSKYLNVSKEKLQSKSVSSVKSRVINLRKLCPSLTTDVMCEKLIESFGEVYGLKPEKLNESQIEKKEFEILKEKFESWEWKYGRKIEFQHEMCSRFNWGDIQLQFQVQGGKIKSLNVFSDAMDEELILRIPKVLIGCTYEENQLKNILAKNFAKGWEQVVARDIGMLIHDNM comes from the coding sequence ATGATAGAGAAGTTATTATTTATAAGGGGAAAGGGAACTTATCCTTATGAAAATCTGGCCCTTGAAGAATATTTAACCTTTCATGTAGGAGATGAGGAATGCATTTTATATCTGTGGCAAAATCGGCATACGGTAGTTATAGGAAGAAATCAGAATTGCTGGAAGGAATGTAAGGTAAAAGAACTTGAAGATGATGGAGGATATTTGGTACGTAGATTGTCTGGGGGAGGAGCCGTATATCACGACTTGGGTAATTTAAACTTTACATTTGCAGTTAAAAAGGATAACTATAATGTAGATATGCAGCTTCAAGTAATTATAGAAGCTGTAAAAAAACTGGGAATTAATGCAGAAAAAACAGGAAGAAATGATATTACAGTGGATGGGAGAAAGTTCTCAGGGAATGCATTTTATAAGTCAGGTGATTTTTATTATCATCATGGAACACTTTTGATTGATGTAAATACTGAAGATATGTCTAAGTATCTTAATGTTTCAAAAGAAAAATTGCAGTCTAAAAGTGTAAGTTCTGTAAAATCAAGAGTGATAAATTTAAGAAAGCTTTGTCCATCACTTACAACAGATGTTATGTGTGAGAAGCTTATAGAATCTTTTGGAGAAGTGTATGGATTAAAGCCTGAAAAACTTAATGAATCCCAAATTGAAAAAAAAGAGTTTGAAATTTTAAAGGAGAAGTTTGAATCCTGGGAGTGGAAATATGGAAGAAAAATTGAATTTCAGCATGAAATGTGTTCACGTTTTAATTGGGGAGATATACAACTGCAGTTTCAAGTTCAGGGAGGCAAGATAAAATCGTTAAATGTATTTTCAGATGCCATGGATGAGGAATTGATTTTGAGAATTCCCAAAGTACTCATTGGATGTACCTATGAGGAAAACCAGTTAAAGAATATACTAGCTAAAAATTTTGCAAAGGGATGGGAACAGGTTGTTGCAAGAGATATAGGAATGTTGATTCATGACAATATGTAA
- the gcvPB gene encoding aminomethyl-transferring glycine dehydrogenase subunit GcvPB, with the protein MKLLFEKGNTGRKSSILPENDVPSVIPKCALRQKEMRLPGLSESEISRHYSSLAKRAHGVNDGFYPLGSCTMKYNPKINEETASLSGFTKIHPLQPENTVQGCLKLLYIAEKYLCEITGMDAMTMQPAAGAHGEFTGLLLIKAYHESRNDKKRDKIIVPDSAHGTNPASAAMAGFKVISIPSGKDGCVDIVKLKEVLGEDTAGLMLTNPNTLGLFDKNILEITKMVHEAGGLNYYDGANLNAVMGIVRPGDMGFDVIHINLHKTFSAPHGGGGPGSGPVGCKDFLKKFLPGKIVVKQEDDIYMLHKTEESIGDVKSFYGNFQVVVKALTYIIMLGKNGILETAENAVLNANYMRVKLSDCYDVAYDRTCMHEFVVTMKNMKKEHGVLALDIAKALLDYGVHPPTIYFPLIVHEALMIEPTETETKETLDEAICVFKDIYKKAEEAPEKVHEYPYNTVVRRPDEVLAATKPKLQYYMGSKNNTGKGVL; encoded by the coding sequence ATGAAATTGTTATTTGAAAAAGGAAATACGGGAAGAAAATCCAGTATATTACCTGAAAATGATGTACCTTCTGTAATTCCAAAATGCGCACTTAGGCAAAAAGAAATGCGTCTTCCGGGGTTGTCAGAGAGTGAAATCAGCAGACATTATAGCAGCCTGGCAAAAAGAGCACATGGAGTTAATGATGGATTTTATCCACTTGGGTCCTGTACTATGAAATATAATCCCAAAATCAATGAAGAAACAGCATCTCTTTCAGGCTTTACAAAAATTCATCCTCTGCAGCCTGAAAATACAGTGCAGGGCTGTCTTAAACTGCTTTACATAGCAGAAAAGTATTTATGTGAAATAACAGGAATGGATGCCATGACAATGCAGCCTGCGGCAGGTGCTCATGGAGAATTTACAGGATTACTTTTGATTAAAGCTTATCATGAAAGTAGAAATGACAAAAAAAGAGATAAAATTATAGTACCGGATTCAGCACATGGAACCAATCCTGCCAGTGCTGCTATGGCAGGGTTTAAGGTAATTAGTATTCCTTCAGGGAAAGATGGATGTGTAGATATAGTTAAATTAAAAGAGGTACTTGGAGAAGATACTGCAGGACTTATGTTGACTAATCCCAACACTTTGGGCTTATTTGATAAAAATATTCTGGAAATAACTAAAATGGTTCATGAAGCAGGAGGATTAAATTATTACGATGGTGCCAATTTAAATGCAGTTATGGGAATTGTAAGACCTGGAGATATGGGGTTTGATGTTATACACATTAATCTACATAAGACATTTTCTGCACCTCATGGAGGAGGAGGACCGGGAAGTGGTCCTGTAGGCTGTAAGGATTTTTTGAAAAAATTTCTTCCAGGAAAAATAGTTGTAAAACAAGAAGATGATATTTATATGTTACATAAGACAGAAGAAAGCATTGGTGATGTAAAATCATTTTACGGCAATTTTCAAGTAGTTGTAAAAGCTCTTACCTATATTATAATGTTAGGAAAGAACGGCATTTTGGAAACAGCTGAAAATGCAGTATTAAATGCTAATTATATGAGAGTAAAACTATCTGATTGTTATGATGTGGCCTACGATAGAACCTGTATGCATGAATTTGTAGTAACTATGAAAAATATGAAAAAAGAACATGGAGTTTTGGCGCTGGATATAGCAAAAGCTCTCCTTGATTATGGTGTACATCCACCTACCATATATTTTCCATTGATCGTCCATGAGGCATTGATGATTGAACCTACTGAAACTGAGACAAAAGAAACATTAGATGAGGCAATTTGCGTTTTTAAAGATATATACAAAAAGGCAGAAGAAGCACCAGAAAAGGTTCATGAGTATCCGTATAATACAGTAGTCCGAAGACCTGATGAAGTTCTAGCAGCCACAAAACCTAAACTTCAGTATTACATGGGAAGTAAAAATAATACAGGAAAGGGCGTCTTGTAA